The following is a genomic window from Chryseobacterium ginsenosidimutans.
TGGAGGATTATCTCTATAAATCCCTGTAGTTGGAAGATTAGCTCTTAAATTGCCTATTTGAGTAGAAAAGAAGGTTCTCATTATTGGTTATAAAGAGTAATACAAAACATCTCTTTTTATTTCCTCATTAGGAATATCAAGAGAAAATTTATTTTGTTTTAATGCCTTTTTATAATTATTTTCCCATGAATTATATAAATGAGTTAAATCGACTAAATATGACGCGGGCTTGGATATTAAGTAATAATTGTGATTTTTTAAGATAGATATATTAGAATCGATTACTTTTTTTAAGTTTTGTGGTAATAATTCAAAGTTTTCATTTATTATTTCTGTAAAATTAACTCCATCTTTTCCTACTAAATTAGAAAAAACATTTGCTTTATACATATCATAAATATCTTTTTCAACAGGACCATAAGGCATTGC
Proteins encoded in this region:
- a CDS encoding type II toxin-antitoxin system antitoxin SocA domain-containing protein, coding for MEKLLPTKYILYHFSSWYQESVGDIHSNDLSILKTLKLIFLLATVNIDKENENLLDFGFKFAAMPYGPVEKDIYDMYKANVFSNLVGKDGVNFTEIINENFELLPQNLKKVIDSNISILKNHNYYLISKPASYLVDLTHLYNSWENNYKKALKQNKFSLDIPNEEIKRDVLYYSL